A genomic window from Acidimicrobiales bacterium includes:
- a CDS encoding SURF1 family protein, translated as MYRFALRPWWIVSHLVVLALVVAMVSLGFWQLRRLDEADARNTRLAQRLAQPEAPLAEVVPDGATGAAVDRRVVARGSYRPDEQVLVRGRSLDDAPGSWVVVPFETDAGQVVAVNRGWIRNDGRHTSVPEEYRAVPEGQVEVHGLLLASQVRGPLGATDPTGRLDSLARLDLDRLDAQVAGDLLPVWLQLTTPEAGAPDPSPTVLDLPVVDDRGPHLSYAAQWFIFSTIAAGGYPLILRKVAGERGGRHPDDAPGLDDPDPDDAPAPGDPRLGTPASP; from the coding sequence GTGTACCGGTTCGCCCTCCGGCCGTGGTGGATCGTGTCCCACCTCGTCGTGCTGGCCCTCGTGGTGGCCATGGTGAGCCTGGGCTTCTGGCAGCTCCGGCGCCTGGACGAGGCCGATGCCCGCAACACGAGGCTGGCCCAGCGGCTGGCCCAGCCCGAGGCCCCGCTGGCCGAGGTCGTCCCCGACGGGGCCACCGGGGCGGCTGTCGACCGCCGGGTCGTGGCCCGGGGTTCGTACCGGCCCGACGAGCAGGTCCTGGTCCGGGGGCGCAGCCTCGACGACGCCCCGGGCTCCTGGGTGGTGGTGCCCTTCGAGACCGACGCCGGGCAGGTGGTGGCGGTCAACCGGGGCTGGATCCGCAACGACGGGCGCCACACGTCGGTGCCCGAGGAGTACCGGGCCGTGCCCGAGGGCCAGGTCGAGGTCCACGGCCTGCTGCTGGCCTCCCAGGTGCGGGGCCCGCTGGGGGCCACCGACCCGACCGGCCGCCTCGACAGCCTGGCCCGGCTCGACCTGGATCGTCTCGACGCGCAGGTGGCGGGTGACCTCCTGCCCGTGTGGCTGCAGCTCACCACCCCCGAGGCCGGCGCCCCCGACCCGTCGCCCACCGTCCTGGACCTGCCCGTGGTCGACGACCGGGGGCCGCACCTGAGCTACGCGGCCCAGTGGTTCATCTTCAGCACCATCGCCGCCGGCGGCTACCCGCTGATCCTCCGCAAGGTGGCCGGCGAGCGGGGCGGGCGCCACCCCGACGACGCGCCGGGGCTGGACGACCCCGACCCCGACGACGCCCCCGCGCCGGGCGACCCCCGGCTGGGCACGCCCGCCAGCCCGT